The DNA sequence AAGATGAAGAGATATCAACgaacttaataaaaattacaaacaGCGAACTAACAAAAATAGACAACTCAAAAATTAGTTCTTCAGCCAAGGCAAAAACGCCTAAAAATCTAAGTAGACCATCCTCAAACAAAGCTGTAATGATGGGAACTGTTAAAgcgataaaaataaaaagtaaaggaAACGAGAATGTTAAAACTCCCAAAATGGCGAAGCGGAATAGTAACAGTAGTACTACTACCaccactactactactaccaGTGCGGTCAAGACTGAGCGTAAGGGGAGTAGCAGCTCTCCTACTGCGGTAGTAACTGCTACTACTCCAGTTAGCTGTGTGAATGCGGCTGGAGGAGGTTCCCCCACGAATATTGCTGGAGTAGTAGGGAAGGCTCAGAAGAACGAGAAAAGTAGTCCATCGGGAGAAAGGGATGTAACATACAATATGAACGTTGTGATAAGGTGCAGACCGATGAGTGTGAGTGAAAAGAATGAGGGTGCgaaaaacattataaaaattttagatAACAAAATGGTAGTACTTCTGGATCCTTCGGATAACTCAGATAATGTATTAAGGCAAAATAGAagtagagaaaaaaaatacgtgTTTGATTATGTATTCGATGAAAATTGTTCCCAAGAggatgtatataataatagtgtCAAATGTCTAATAGATGCAGTTATAAAAGGATATAACTCTACAGTTTTTGCATATGGTGCCACAGGTGCAGGTAAGACACACACTATAATaggatataaaaatgaaccTGGAATTATGATGATGATACTAAAAGAcctatttgaaaaaataaaaagtttacAAGTAATGCATGAGTATAAAGTTAAATGTTcatttattgaaatatataatgagaaTATATGTGATCTGTTGAACCCATCAAATGAATATCTAGATTTAAGAGAAGATCCTATAAAAGGAGTAACTGTTTCTAACATATATGAAGTAAGTACTACATCTGTTGAAGAAATTATGGAATTAATTCATACAGGAAATAGAAATAGAACCCAAGAACCCACAGATGCAAATAAAACAAGTTCAAGGAGTCATGGTGTATTACAAGTTATTGTAGAAGAAACAGAAAAAGGACAAGGTGTTTATCAACAAACGAAAAGAGGAAAGTTATGTGTTATTGATTTAGCTGGAAGTGAAAGAGCTAGTCAGACGAATAATAAAGGAATGAGGATGTTAGAAGGTGCTAATATTAATAGATCATTGTTAGCATTAGGAAATGTTATTAATGCATTAGTTTTAAGAAGCAAAGGGACTTCTAAATCaaattttattccttttagAGATAGTAAATTGACTAGATTATTAAAAGATTCTTTAGGTGGAAATTGTAAAACAGTTATGATAGCTAACATAAGTCCTTCCCATCTATCATATGAAGACACTCATAATACtttaaaatatgcaaatagagcaaaaaatataaaaaatgtagttACTTCGAATGCTATTGTTGTTAAACATCATCTTTCCATGTACATTGATCTTATTGAAAAGTTAAAGAATGAaattgaatttttaaaagaacaattaaatgaaaaagacaaaatgaatgaatattACATGAGTACTAGCTCCACTAATTATGATTACTATGACCATTTGAaggaatatgaaaaaaactGCTCTAAGGAAGAACTTATAAACATTATATCTGTcttaaaaagggaaaatcaAAAGTTGAGGAACTCCGACGGTAACGATGTCCAGAATGGGGGCAATCACAGTGGAGTAGCTCATAATGGAGTAGCTCATAATGGAGTAGCTCATAATGGAGTAGCTCGTAATGGAGAGGCTCATAATGGAGAGGCTCATGGACAAAACTGTAACAACATTACTGCAAACGAATACCAAGAAGAAGAATTATATCGTTACAAAGAAGAAGTGAATAGCTTAAAacttttaaatgaaaaattatttacagaTAATAAAAGCTTTCAAGCAAAGCTCCAAGAGTACTTGCAAGTTTCCCAAAACTTGAAATCTCTTAATGATGagtataaaaaacaaatagatGGATTCAAAGTTTTGATATACAATCATGATATTAATCATATTCAGATTAAGAAGAAGCTGGACGActtgaagaaaaaatacgCTCAGTTGAAGGTTTAAGaggaaaaagagaaagaaaagaaagaaaatagCATAGGGTAGAGTAGTGCACAGTACTGTGTGGTAGTGCAGAGTAGTTTACAGTAGTGTGCAGCAGTGCAGAGTAGTTTACAGTAGTGTGCAGCAGTGCAGAGTAGTTTACAATAGTGTGCAGTAACGTACAAAGGAGCGATCTTATACTCCAGCTCGTAGTCTTGCAAGCCCTTCGTTTTCATAGGAACGCACAAATGCACGCACCATTGTTCATATGCACGCACCACTGTTCATATGCACGCACCACTGTTCATATGCACGCACCACTGTTCATATGCACGCACCACTGTTCATATGCACGCACCATTGTTCATATGCCCGCACCACTGTTCCTATGCACGCACCACTGTTCCTATGCACTCCAtgcttatatacatatatatacatgtgtatataactCCGCGTGCCGTACCCACCCCCATGTATGACAAAACCCACTGTTCATCATTGCTGCCATGTTATTCGCTCATTGTAGGAGAGTACGGAGGACAAAGAAAATGATGATACTTCTGAAAAGTGGAAATATGATTtaacaaaagtaaaaaaaatatttcttttcatttttcgaACAACTCATTTTGTAGTCTTTGTTATCATCATTGTTGTCATTCTCCTATCATTTTTCCTGAGTCTCCTTAAGTGACGAGGGATTTGGGGGAGGGTGGGAGATGGACTTCCACACACATTTCCCTCTTCGTTCCGTAGTAACAAATAGCAGCGTACTAATGTAGTGTTATACCAATGCATCTCGATGTAGTGATGTAATGTTGTGCCACTGTACCACCGCACTATCACAATTTCCCTTTTGTTTATACCACTCCTTCAAAGCttttaaatgaaagaaaaaaaattaaaatgatcATTTTGGACCTTGAGCGAAAGCTTATTGAAGACAAGGAAATCAACATAAACAAATACTCGGATGAAGATATTAAGCTGCTGCGCGAAAGTGTAATACTAAACAGAAGTACTAACGCGATATGTATAGTAATGATGGCAATATTAATAGTGGTACCAGTGTCAATAGCGTTTGTAGCAGCAGCGCCACATTAGGTTTACACTTCCGAAGTGCTGACGAAACAAATGCATCTTTTTCCCTCTTCACAGAAAGCAAGCTTGGATCAGCAGCTAAAAATGAACATATCGAAAACAAacgatataataaaagagctaccaaataaagtaaaagatgaaaaaatgaaaaattttctcTATCTTTTTTATACTAATAAGGTCTTATTGCAAGATAAGGAGGAGCTCCAggtaatttgaaaaaaaaaaaaaaaaaatatagttacctttaatatttatggacatatatgtatgttttcATCTTACTATAAACACGGTACCTTTCCGCTATTCCAAGCAGAGATGTCTGCAAACAGTTAGTTCATTTACTACATTATGTAAACTGTATGTGCTGTCAGTGCTACAAATGAGGATAGTGTATGTAATGACGAACATACAAATGAGGATAGTGTATGTAATGACGAACATACAAATGAGGATAGTGTATGTAATGACGAACATACAAATGAGGATAGTGTATGTAATGACGAACATACAAATGAGGATAGTGTATGTAATGACGAACATACAAATGAGGATAGTGTATGTAATGACGAACATACAAATGAGGATAGTGTATGTAATGACGAACATACAAATGAGGATAGTGTATGTAATGACGAACATACAAATGAAGATAGTGCATGTAATAATGAACTTAAAAATCCTCTAAAATGCGATACGACTAGCACAGAGATTTGCAGCATGAATAATACAACTGGGTGCTCGATcataacaaaaatgaaaaaaaaaaaaaaaaaaaggaaccaaataaaaagaacaaaatggAGAATAAACTAACCACaaatttacaataaaatgCTCGAACCCTTCGCAGGAATTCCTGGAGTTATCCTCTACAATAATAAGCCAGAAGGAAAAGCAAATCAACGAATTGAAACAGCAACTTAAGGCAACTTCTTAACACACAGCAACATCAGATGGATGTTCCTTCTATGACGTCGGAGAAGCGAAGCTTGATGAACAACAAAAAGAAGAAGCACGGACTATCATATACATCAACGTTTATGCCTTTTAAAGTAGTTTACACACGGAGTAGGGACAACAAGAACAACAACAagaacaacaacaacaataaaaaaaaaaaaaaaaaatatatatatatatatatatatatatataaaagaataaataatttaatgaataaaatagataGAGAAGGAGGCTTTACCTCtatcaattttttgttcTCCACTTATGTTTATTACTCGTGTACATGGTTCATGCTTCGAAACGAGTTTATTCTTTTactcattttaattttttttttttttttttttttttttttttttttttgtagcaGTAATGCTACATTGTTTaattgtatacatataaacacgTACAAACCATACGTATCATTCTCATTGTACAAGCATAAAACGCAAATCATCCATATCACGTATTTTACTTGTATTACTTGCTTAACGCACTTTCGAAATGAATACGAGCACGATCCTCCCAAATTTAGGAGCATTATTTTATCTGAAGTAATTTCATATCACCATGTTTTACCTTACCATATCTTACCTTATCTCTTCTTACCATACCTtacctttttattaatttgaaaattCCACATGTGTGAAGTCGCTATGTAATACatgttattaaattattattcctaaacataacataataataacagaaaaaaaaaaaaaaaaaaaaaaaaaaaaaagagaagttTTTCAGCACTTCTGAACTCTTATTATCACTTCATTACGTGGAAGCAACTCCATCAAAGCAGTAACTACAAACGTAGCACGGGGTCGAGTAAAAGTTAAGATCAATTGTAATCTAGAAAGGGGGGAGGGTGTATCTTACATGAGGAAGTAAGAGACTGGTGGAGATTTGCATTATAGTTAAAAGGTGCGGTAGGAATATACTTAGGAGGTGTAGAAAAGTACGTGCTATAGTACGACTTTGAGGGGATAGTGATAGGAGGCCATATACCCATGCGTAGGCTTCCGAACATTATTGTTACGGGTGTGCCTGGGGTTGGCAAGACGACCTTGTGTGAGGAGCTAGTTGAggtaataaataaagtaataaaacagaaaaataagaaatggAAGAAAGAAGGAATGGAAGGCACTAAAGAAATAGGAGACGCAGAAGGAATGGAGAGAAGGGATTGCATTGATTTGGTTGATGGAGTGGCTAGCGAGGAAGAAGGCAAAATGGTGCACGTCAATTTATCGCATATAATCAAAGAAGAAAGGCTGTACGAAGAGTACGATGATAAACTAGATGCAAGTATCTACAATGAAGAGTTAGTAAATGatagattaaaaaaattagatatggaaaaaaaaggaggttATATTATAGATTTTCATGGTGTTAATTTTGTAAGGGACAAACATTTAATTGATCATATATTTCTGTTAACAATATCtactaataatttatatgaacgtttagaaaaaagaaattatagaaaagaaaaaattacgaATAATATTGAGTGTGAAATATTTCAAGTTATAAAAGAAGATATACTTGAACATTTTGAAGACGAAACAGTATTCACTGAACTGGAAAACAATGATTTGGATCAGTATGAGAAAAACATTAACACGATAAAGACTTGGGTACTCTCAAACATAAGATACTGGTAACTGAAGTGATAATCGAAATGATAACATGAGCAGCAACATGAGTGGTGGGGCGATTGTCGGTATGAGTGTCTGTACAAACAAGCTTGACCAGGATGAAAGACAGCCACTGACAAccacagaaaaaaaaaaaaaaaaaaaaaaaaaagaaaaaataataattaaataaagtaaaattaaagatatatacatgcacaaTCTTTACACCAactgttcatatattattttgttttcccTTCTTCTACTtcgaaaatataaatattatagtgCACGTACAAAAGAAACGAAGGGAAAAATGCCTCTCACGG is a window from the Plasmodium malariae genome assembly, chromosome: 2 genome containing:
- the PmUG01_02013000 gene encoding kinesin-8, putative, which encodes MEDTNGKRINAYDENEWMQKEESNISKSTSFDIPSASKLAEGICISNRTTENENEYENNNEKASGKDSINGSVKGSEHGSETDGVNYIGDNNTYNDDEDDNINIHKHERIMGESFPSSHVSTSVSNSHMTRLQRVHLANIVEHSFNRNAYIEEVKEKESCTKLQDVMTYEDNNYFDEGAVIDSSSCAYNREQKKKKREIDDEDMIKIYINNVGGSDNGYLNNSSYNNRICNNRSCNNGGDIDCECEHSDFPGKYYDKSRLSPMYRNKASNMEDSFKEVKEEQNLSSVQDLLEDIKLFNSSMKSISDTNNNMSLQDEISKMYSQFASDNNLHSLSNFHIDSSPCNTIGKANNFKKSSFQYELHADAEAKREDQCEDSHQGRERQELEKGEEAEVEEAEVEEAEVEEAEVEEAEVEEAEVEEAEVEEAEVEEAEVEEVEVEEVEVEEIEVEEGEAEEIVEDVEKRDKLKSASNKYDKRDDVKNVSGASRENKMYSSKRGIQECISNKMTNDYLNEEVAKYRTNVHNDQGNNTKLYMSDMSPLNLKKSETNVISSNQWEKMKKSFCDIENNLLGLGKEKQQFREKSIAQAHACANGNSNTHENIHTQTHAYNVFLMNKNNEDSARHNTFSGSTHEEYLVNDATSPINGTNSPMNETNSPMNENISPMNETNSLMNENISPMNEVSPLSDVSPHFNYLESNDAESLRYSNDLFPSIDYISLHTKCVSLTRRASNKSELTQDDTPNLSYTKCASPKETSYFSSGNSPNISFANNYETKANAQIQKDGFPTVVHPMKSKLTNLNLGKSSCNSPSINYSKEEEQEEDEEISTNLIKITNSELTKIDNSKISSSAKAKTPKNLSRPSSNKAVMMGTVKAIKIKSKGNENVKTPKMAKRNSNSSTTTTTTTTTSAVKTERKGSSSSPTAVVTATTPVSCVNAAGGGSPTNIAGVVGKAQKNEKSSPSGERDVTYNMNVVIRCRPMSVSEKNEGAKNIIKILDNKMVVLLDPSDNSDNVLRQNRSREKKYVFDYVFDENCSQEDVYNNSVKCLIDAVIKGYNSTVFAYGATGAGKTHTIIGYKNEPGIMMMILKDLFEKIKSLQVMHEYKVKCSFIEIYNENICDLLNPSNEYLDLREDPIKGVTVSNIYEVSTTSVEEIMELIHTGNRNRTQEPTDANKTSSRSHGVLQVIVEETEKGQGVYQQTKRGKLCVIDLAGSERASQTNNKGMRMLEGANINRSLLALGNVINALVLRSKGTSKSNFIPFRDSKLTRLLKDSLGGNCKTVMIANISPSHLSYEDTHNTLKYANRAKNIKNVVTSNAIVVKHHLSMYIDLIEKLKNEIEFLKEQLNEKDKMNEYYMSTSSTNYDYYDHLKEYEKNCSKEELINIISVLKRENQKLRNSDGNDVQNGGNHSGVAHNGVAHNGVAHNGVARNGEAHNGEAHGQNCNNITANEYQEEELYRYKEEVNSLKLLNEKLFTDNKSFQAKLQEYLQVSQNLKSLNDEYKKQIDGFKVLIYNHDINHIQIKKKLDDLKKKYAQLKESTEDKENDDTSEKWKYDLTKLLNERKKIKMIILDLERKLIEDKEININKYSDEDIKLLRESKASLDQQLKMNISKTNDIIKELPNKVKDEKMKNFLYLFYTNKVLLQDKEELQEFLELSSTIISQKEKQINELKQQLKATS
- the AKLP1 gene encoding adenylate kinase-like protein 1, putative, whose product is MRRLPNIIVTGVPGVGKTTLCEELVEVINKVIKQKNKKWKKEGMEGTKEIGDAEGMERRDCIDLVDGVASEEEGKMVHVNLSHIIKEERLYEEYDDKLDASIYNEELVNDRLKKLDMEKKGGYIIDFHGVNFVRDKHLIDHIFLLTISTNNLYERLEKRNYRKEKITNNIECEIFQVIKEDILEHFEDETVFTELENNDLDQYEKNINTIKTWVLSNIRYW